A portion of the Chromobacterium sp. IIBBL 290-4 genome contains these proteins:
- a CDS encoding AMP-binding protein, translated as MRQASYAQGASHQPLLGLSIGRFFDEACERHADRLALRVRHQDIRWSYAELKAQVDRLACGLLRLGLRPGDRVGIWSQNRAEWVLMQFAAAKAGLVLVNINPAYRRAELEYALNKVGCRALVLSPSFKSSDYVQMVRDLAPELEHCRPGELHATRLPELRWVVRMGQQVLPGMLAFSALLEEPSADELARLQGLGETIQFDDAVNIQFTSGTTGQPKGATLSHHNILNNAWFVGAAMKLSPADRLCIPVPLYHCFGMVMGSLCCVCHGAAMVFPAEGFDALAVLETVQEEKCTALHGVPTMFISTLDHPRFAEFDLSSLRTGIMAGSPCPVEVMKRVIDRMHMAEVTICYGMTETSPVSLQSATDTPLEQRVSTVGFAHPHVEVKIVDAEGRIVARGQSGELCARGYSVMLGYWGDEDMTRKAIDAAAWMHTGDLATMGEDGSVNIVGRVKDMVIRGGENIYPREIEEFLYRHPKIQDVQVIGVPDMRYGEELCAWIRLRDGESATEEDIRAFCQGEIAHYKIPRYIEFVEVFPMTVTGKIQKYLMRKQMLEKLGLNDVKTA; from the coding sequence ATGCGGCAAGCCAGTTACGCTCAGGGCGCCAGCCATCAACCATTGCTGGGCTTAAGCATAGGACGCTTCTTCGATGAGGCTTGCGAACGGCACGCGGACCGGCTGGCGCTGCGAGTCAGGCATCAGGACATCCGCTGGAGTTACGCCGAGCTGAAAGCGCAAGTGGATAGGCTGGCTTGCGGTCTGCTGCGCCTGGGGCTGAGGCCGGGCGATAGGGTGGGCATCTGGTCGCAGAATCGCGCCGAATGGGTATTGATGCAATTCGCCGCGGCCAAAGCCGGCTTGGTGCTGGTCAACATCAATCCAGCTTACCGCCGCGCCGAGTTGGAGTACGCCTTGAATAAGGTAGGGTGCCGCGCGCTGGTGTTGTCGCCCAGCTTCAAGAGCAGCGATTATGTGCAAATGGTGCGCGATCTGGCGCCGGAGCTGGAACATTGCCGCCCCGGCGAATTGCACGCCACCAGATTGCCGGAATTGCGCTGGGTGGTGCGGATGGGGCAGCAGGTCCTGCCAGGCATGCTGGCTTTTTCGGCTTTGCTGGAGGAACCATCGGCCGATGAGCTGGCCAGGCTGCAGGGCCTGGGCGAAACCATACAGTTCGACGACGCGGTCAATATCCAGTTCACCTCCGGCACCACCGGCCAGCCCAAGGGCGCGACGCTGTCGCATCATAATATCTTGAACAATGCCTGGTTCGTCGGCGCGGCGATGAAGCTGAGCCCGGCGGATCGCTTATGCATTCCTGTGCCCTTGTATCACTGCTTCGGGATGGTGATGGGGAGCTTGTGCTGCGTTTGCCATGGCGCGGCGATGGTGTTCCCGGCGGAAGGGTTCGATGCGCTGGCGGTGCTGGAAACGGTGCAAGAGGAAAAGTGCACCGCTTTGCATGGCGTGCCGACCATGTTCATCTCGACGCTGGATCATCCGCGCTTCGCCGAGTTCGATCTATCCAGCCTGCGCACTGGCATTATGGCCGGCAGCCCTTGTCCGGTTGAAGTGATGAAACGGGTGATAGATAGGATGCATATGGCGGAGGTGACCATCTGTTACGGCATGACTGAAACCAGCCCGGTCAGCCTGCAGAGCGCCACCGATACGCCATTGGAACAGCGCGTCAGCACCGTGGGTTTCGCGCATCCGCATGTCGAGGTGAAGATTGTCGATGCAGAAGGGCGCATTGTGGCGCGCGGCCAAAGCGGCGAATTGTGCGCGCGCGGCTATTCGGTGATGTTGGGATATTGGGGCGACGAGGACATGACGCGCAAGGCGATAGACGCCGCCGCTTGGATGCACACCGGCGATCTGGCGACCATGGGCGAAGATGGCTCGGTCAATATCGTCGGCCGGGTCAAGGATATGGTGATTCGCGGCGGCGAAAACATCTATCCGCGCGAAATAGAAGAGTTTCTTTATCGCCATCCCAAAATCCAGGATGTGCAAGTCATCGGCGTGCCGGATATGCGTTATGGCGAGGAATTGTGCGCCTGGATACGGCTGCGCGATGGCGAGAGCGCGACGGAGGAGGATATCCGCGCGTTTTGCCAAGGCGAAATCGCCCATTACAAGATTCCCCGCTATATAGAGTTCGTCGAGGTTTTTCCGATGACGGTGACGGGGAAAATCCAGAAATATCTGATGCGAAAACAGATGCTGGAGAAGCTGGGCTTGAATGATGTGAAAACGGCCTGA
- a CDS encoding YecA family protein, protein MTVTVFNDADLTRLETLLTPLSASGSTMRPDEVQGFFAALASGPDAVDAAFWLPEVLGDAPAFENPADETELKALLQKLFDSIRYVLSEGEELDLILYAEEDSEEEGTPDYWPWANAYLYALDLVDTDWFEVAEDDEGFESLMMPMLVLGGAFEDEEGGEDLLTFTDEEVEGYKEELTDALVAVSNYWRAKEQAPITVRREGDKVGRNDMCPCGSGKKYKACCGSN, encoded by the coding sequence ATGACCGTGACCGTTTTCAACGATGCAGACCTGACCCGTCTCGAAACGCTGCTGACCCCGCTGTCGGCCAGCGGCAGCACCATGCGCCCGGACGAAGTGCAGGGCTTCTTCGCCGCCCTGGCCAGCGGACCGGACGCGGTCGATGCGGCCTTCTGGCTGCCGGAAGTGCTGGGCGATGCGCCGGCGTTCGAAAATCCGGCCGATGAGACCGAATTGAAAGCGCTGCTGCAAAAGCTGTTCGACAGCATCCGCTACGTTCTGAGCGAAGGCGAAGAGCTGGACTTGATCCTGTACGCGGAAGAAGACAGCGAAGAAGAAGGCACGCCGGACTACTGGCCGTGGGCGAACGCCTATCTGTACGCGCTGGATCTGGTCGATACCGATTGGTTCGAAGTGGCGGAAGACGACGAAGGCTTCGAAAGCCTGATGATGCCGATGCTGGTGTTGGGCGGCGCTTTCGAAGACGAAGAGGGCGGCGAAGATCTGCTGACCTTCACCGACGAAGAAGTGGAAGGCTATAAGGAAGAGCTGACCGATGCGCTGGTGGCGGTGAGCAACTACTGGCGCGCCAAGGAACAAGCGCCGATCACCGTCCGTCGCGAAGGCGACAAGGTAGGCCGCAACGATATGTGCCCGTGCGGCAGCGGCAAGAAGTACAAAGCCTGCTGCGGCAGCAACTAA
- a CDS encoding ATP-binding protein, with the protein MSKFKGGEKLLFGAIWLIATVMVATQWGMAEYRRLRDGFELAAHQVYAGVARRLDQNESVLSAIDALLLSREQFDASALSAFSRDMLPRYQQLYAIEFLRSVTLANRDAFLRDMEARFGETFYIRDFDIKGRRSWLPAPPRSQALVVSMIEPDLPASNPIFGYDMLGDAFFTQDLKRTLATGERVSSRPFELYEGGGKAYLLMQSLRRDALPGKKHAGRPAGFEGVVALVVMCDRLLQLPSDQGLPANLDLSLYPRGEGGQVREVLHEREHHLGDHDWWPLITRLELRLPLNSEAQPFVLGVSRDVRLNDLGLLSLMLRELFVALLVGAAGLIYFQRIALRRERSQAGEELFLQSERASVTLSAIHDGVVILRQDRSIEMANPMALQLVDMPVEEVLGQPCHEVFRLMGELASEFSEDPISECFRTGQSVELAERMQLTTARGKVHFVEGGVAPLMSRDGVLIGVVCALRDMGPLRLRTAAALEASESRVKEHLEKLSHVARLHTMGEMASGIAHELNQPLTAISNYCQAAIQLLDGVEDVPPQVNSALKLAVAQAGRAGEIIKRLRALVSKRSIETRLIDINQVVGNCMFLVEYDLKERGIEVVQLLSGYSIPVMADSIQLEQVVLNLLSNAMDALRDEPAMKRHVIVHTRREGKKGILEVRDTGRGITPDLLEVLFHPFFSTKQHGMGLGLSICQTIVEQYGGLISAENIPASGACFRIELPLALQAERQLG; encoded by the coding sequence TTGAGCAAATTCAAAGGCGGCGAGAAGCTTCTTTTTGGCGCTATCTGGTTGATTGCCACCGTCATGGTGGCAACCCAGTGGGGGATGGCCGAGTATCGCCGTTTGCGCGATGGCTTTGAGCTCGCCGCGCATCAGGTCTATGCTGGCGTGGCGCGGCGTCTGGACCAGAATGAATCGGTCTTGTCAGCGATTGACGCCTTGCTGTTGTCTCGCGAGCAGTTCGATGCATCCGCATTGAGCGCCTTTTCGCGCGATATGTTGCCGCGTTACCAGCAGCTGTATGCGATCGAATTTCTCCGCAGCGTCACGCTGGCCAATCGCGATGCCTTCTTGAGAGATATGGAGGCGCGGTTTGGCGAAACCTTCTATATCCGCGATTTCGACATCAAAGGTCGGCGAAGTTGGCTGCCGGCGCCCCCCCGTTCCCAAGCTTTGGTTGTCTCCATGATTGAGCCGGATCTCCCGGCCTCCAATCCCATTTTCGGTTACGACATGCTGGGTGATGCTTTCTTTACGCAAGATCTGAAGCGTACCCTGGCGACAGGGGAGAGAGTCAGCTCGCGTCCTTTCGAATTATATGAAGGCGGTGGCAAGGCCTATTTGCTGATGCAGTCGCTGAGGCGCGATGCGTTGCCAGGAAAGAAGCACGCAGGGAGGCCTGCGGGGTTTGAGGGCGTGGTCGCTTTGGTGGTCATGTGCGACCGTTTACTGCAGCTGCCGTCCGATCAAGGTTTACCGGCGAATCTGGACCTTTCTTTGTATCCACGAGGAGAAGGCGGGCAGGTAAGGGAAGTGCTGCATGAGCGAGAGCATCATTTGGGGGACCATGACTGGTGGCCTTTGATCACTCGCCTGGAGTTGCGGCTGCCTTTGAACAGCGAAGCGCAGCCTTTTGTGCTGGGGGTGTCCCGAGACGTCAGGCTGAACGATCTGGGCTTGCTTTCGCTGATGCTGCGCGAGTTGTTTGTCGCCTTGCTGGTCGGGGCGGCGGGCTTGATCTATTTCCAGCGGATTGCCTTGCGTCGCGAACGTTCGCAGGCTGGCGAAGAGCTGTTTTTGCAGAGCGAGCGGGCTTCGGTAACGCTGAGCGCGATTCATGATGGCGTAGTCATTCTTCGTCAGGACCGGTCGATAGAGATGGCGAATCCCATGGCCTTGCAGCTGGTGGATATGCCGGTGGAAGAGGTGCTGGGCCAGCCTTGCCATGAAGTGTTCCGTTTGATGGGCGAGCTGGCCTCGGAGTTTTCAGAAGATCCTATCAGCGAGTGTTTTCGTACCGGACAATCGGTGGAGCTGGCCGAGCGCATGCAATTGACCACCGCCCGCGGCAAGGTGCATTTCGTCGAAGGGGGCGTGGCGCCTTTGATGTCGCGCGACGGCGTGTTGATAGGCGTGGTCTGCGCCTTGCGCGATATGGGGCCGCTGCGGCTCAGAACGGCGGCGGCGCTGGAGGCGAGCGAGAGCCGCGTCAAGGAGCACCTAGAGAAGCTATCCCATGTCGCGCGCCTGCATACCATGGGAGAGATGGCTTCGGGCATCGCGCATGAGTTGAATCAGCCGCTGACGGCGATTTCCAATTACTGCCAGGCGGCCATTCAATTACTGGATGGCGTGGAGGATGTGCCGCCACAGGTGAACTCCGCTCTGAAATTGGCTGTTGCCCAGGCGGGGCGGGCTGGTGAAATCATCAAGCGCCTGCGGGCGCTGGTCAGCAAGCGTTCGATTGAGACGAGGCTCATCGATATCAATCAGGTTGTCGGCAACTGCATGTTTCTGGTCGAATACGATCTGAAAGAGCGGGGCATCGAGGTGGTGCAGCTGCTTTCAGGGTATTCCATCCCGGTGATGGCGGACAGCATTCAGCTGGAGCAGGTGGTATTGAATCTGCTGTCCAATGCCATGGATGCCTTGAGAGACGAGCCGGCGATGAAGCGCCATGTGATCGTGCATACCCGCCGCGAAGGCAAGAAGGGCATCCTGGAGGTGAGGGATACCGGCAGGGGCATTACGCCGGATCTGCTTGAGGTGTTGTTCCATCCCTTTTTCTCGACCAAGCAGCATGGCATGGGCTTGGGGCTATCCATCTGCCAAACCATCGTCGAGCAATACGGCGGTTTGATTTCCGCTGAAAACATCCCGGCCAGCGGCGCTTGCTTCCGCATAGAACTGCCGCTCGCCCTGCAGGCGGAGCGGCAGCTGGGTTAA
- a CDS encoding GlxA family transcriptional regulator, whose translation MGHPPQTAKAQRFGFLLLPHASMADFASASEVLTHANLLAEKKLYETLLLSLDGAPVQLSNGIKLAVDLPLSYAPKLDYLLILADEIGNEAGLDELSKNIAALNIDKMILVGIGCGSYWLAKSGLLAGHRATIHWREIARLTEEFPEVIVTSNLYESEGRHLSCAGGAATFDFMLDLVGKSQGHEFVAQLSELFSMERIRPGSERQRVPLATRIGGSQPKLTEAVSLMEANIEEPLSTDDIAYYVGVSRRQLERLFKQYLSTVPSKYYLELRLNRARQLLQQTSKSIVQIGLACGFSSGPHFSSTYRNHFNITPREERSQRALPSSVTRA comes from the coding sequence ATGGGTCATCCGCCCCAAACCGCCAAGGCTCAACGCTTCGGATTCCTGCTCCTGCCCCATGCCTCGATGGCCGACTTCGCCAGCGCCTCCGAGGTATTGACGCACGCCAATCTGCTTGCCGAAAAAAAACTGTACGAAACCCTGCTGCTGTCGCTGGACGGCGCGCCGGTGCAACTATCCAACGGCATCAAGCTGGCCGTGGATCTGCCGCTGTCCTACGCGCCCAAGCTGGACTACCTGCTGATTCTGGCGGATGAAATCGGCAATGAAGCCGGATTGGACGAGCTGAGCAAAAACATCGCCGCCCTCAATATCGACAAAATGATTCTGGTCGGCATAGGCTGCGGCAGCTACTGGCTGGCGAAATCCGGCTTGCTGGCCGGCCATCGCGCCACCATACATTGGCGCGAAATCGCCCGGCTGACGGAAGAGTTTCCCGAAGTGATCGTCACCTCCAATCTGTATGAAAGCGAAGGACGGCATTTGAGCTGCGCCGGCGGCGCGGCCACCTTCGACTTCATGCTGGACCTGGTCGGCAAGTCGCAAGGCCATGAATTCGTCGCCCAGCTGTCCGAGCTGTTCAGCATGGAGCGGATACGGCCCGGCAGCGAACGGCAGCGCGTGCCGCTGGCCACCCGCATCGGCGGCAGCCAGCCCAAGCTGACCGAAGCCGTCAGCCTGATGGAGGCGAACATCGAAGAACCGCTCTCCACCGACGACATCGCGTATTACGTCGGCGTCTCCCGACGCCAGCTGGAGCGGCTGTTCAAGCAATACTTGAGCACGGTGCCATCCAAGTACTACCTGGAACTGCGCCTGAACCGCGCGCGCCAACTGCTGCAGCAAACCAGCAAATCCATCGTGCAGATCGGCCTGGCCTGCGGCTTTTCAAGCGGCCCGCACTTTTCCAGCACCTATCGCAACCACTTCAACATCACGCCCAGGGAAGAGCGCTCGCAACGGGCTCTGCCCAGCTCGGTCACCCGCGCTTAA
- a CDS encoding ABC transporter permease: MIDPQLIIERLPEFFGAHDGGPMLSSADGLILTLELLGLSLLLGLLLAIPLAVARTAKQRPLAGAVWLFGYLFRGTPLLVQLFIIYYGLAQFDWVRDSWAWAYLQNAYVCAILAFTLNTAAYTTEIIAGQIRNTHWGEIEAARAMGMGHWLMLRRIVLPSALRRALPAYSNEVIMMLQSTAIAGLVTLADLTGVARRIYSESYQPFEPFLTAAAIYLALTFGLVWLMKRAERRYLAFLAPRKA; encoded by the coding sequence GTGATCGATCCCCAACTGATTATCGAGCGTCTGCCGGAGTTTTTCGGCGCCCATGACGGCGGCCCCATGCTGTCCAGCGCCGACGGCCTGATACTGACCCTGGAGCTATTGGGCCTGTCCTTGCTGCTGGGCTTGCTGCTGGCCATTCCGCTAGCCGTGGCGCGCACCGCCAAGCAACGGCCGCTGGCGGGCGCGGTCTGGCTGTTCGGCTACCTGTTCCGCGGCACGCCGCTGCTGGTGCAGCTGTTCATCATCTATTACGGCCTGGCGCAGTTCGACTGGGTGCGCGATAGCTGGGCTTGGGCATATCTGCAAAACGCCTACGTCTGCGCCATCCTCGCCTTCACGCTGAATACCGCCGCCTACACCACGGAAATCATCGCCGGCCAGATCCGCAATACCCATTGGGGCGAGATCGAAGCCGCCCGCGCCATGGGCATGGGCCATTGGCTGATGCTGCGCCGCATCGTGCTGCCCTCCGCACTGCGCCGCGCGCTGCCGGCCTACAGCAACGAGGTGATCATGATGCTGCAAAGCACCGCCATCGCCGGCCTGGTGACGCTAGCCGACCTGACCGGCGTGGCGCGCCGCATCTACAGCGAAAGCTATCAGCCCTTCGAGCCCTTCCTGACCGCCGCCGCCATCTACCTGGCGCTGACTTTCGGACTGGTCTGGCTGATGAAACGGGCGGAACGCCGCTATCTGGCCTTCCTGGCGCCGCGCAAAGCGTAA
- a CDS encoding ABC transporter permease, producing MFLQGYLPSIFEGLALTLKLAGSALAVSVALGLVGALLKSTQSRALTLLAEFYSTVVRGIPDLVWMFLLFFGAQMLLNDICGYFGWQAPDIDPFVAGVSTLGFIFGAYMTETFRGAMMAVHKGQMEAGLAYGMSPLRVFFRIQLPQMVRYALPSFSNNWLVLVKSTALVSVIGLNDVMYRADAAKSATQQPFDVYIIVGALFLCITGVSNLLLHWTEKRYSMGAKESGL from the coding sequence ATGTTTCTGCAAGGTTACCTTCCCAGCATATTCGAAGGCCTGGCGCTGACGCTCAAGCTGGCCGGCTCCGCCCTGGCTGTCTCCGTCGCCCTCGGCCTTGTCGGCGCGTTGCTCAAATCCACCCAGTCGCGCGCGCTGACGCTGCTGGCCGAATTCTATTCCACCGTGGTGCGCGGCATTCCCGACCTGGTGTGGATGTTTTTGCTGTTTTTCGGCGCGCAGATGCTGCTGAACGACATCTGCGGCTATTTCGGCTGGCAAGCGCCGGACATCGATCCTTTCGTCGCCGGCGTTTCCACCCTGGGCTTCATCTTCGGCGCCTATATGACCGAAACCTTCCGCGGCGCGATGATGGCCGTGCACAAGGGCCAAATGGAAGCAGGCCTGGCCTACGGCATGTCGCCGCTGCGCGTGTTCTTCCGCATCCAGCTGCCGCAGATGGTGCGCTACGCCCTGCCCAGCTTCTCCAACAACTGGCTGGTGCTGGTGAAGTCCACCGCCCTGGTGTCGGTGATCGGCCTCAATGATGTGATGTACCGCGCCGACGCCGCCAAGTCGGCCACCCAGCAGCCCTTCGACGTCTACATCATCGTCGGCGCGCTGTTTCTTTGCATAACCGGCGTGTCCAATCTGCTCTTGCACTGGACCGAAAAACGCTACTCGATGGGCGCCAAGGAGAGCGGACTGTGA
- a CDS encoding ABC transporter substrate-binding protein, giving the protein MKKALFASAGLALIASLSAQAETLRFGIDLNYPPFSKQGADGKPQGFDIDMANAICASMKVTCQIVPQDWDGLIPALNANKFDAIISSMQITAERQKAVDFTHKYYNIASRLVAKDGAKVDAASFKGKKIGVLRASTQEKFAKDFWGKNGATIVPYAKSPESFLDLKSGRVDAVFVDGAVGEGEFLKTAQGKGYAFVGPNYSDVKYFGLGAGIAVKKGNKALVDRLNKAIDQVRKDGAYKKVQDKYFSFDVYGG; this is encoded by the coding sequence ATGAAAAAAGCACTGTTTGCAAGCGCCGGCCTCGCCTTGATCGCCTCCCTGTCCGCCCAAGCGGAAACCCTCCGCTTCGGCATCGACCTCAACTACCCGCCTTTCTCCAAGCAAGGCGCCGACGGCAAGCCGCAAGGCTTCGACATCGATATGGCCAACGCGATTTGCGCCTCGATGAAAGTGACCTGCCAGATCGTGCCGCAAGACTGGGATGGCCTGATTCCGGCGCTGAACGCCAACAAGTTCGACGCCATCATCTCGTCGATGCAAATCACCGCGGAGCGCCAGAAGGCGGTGGATTTCACCCACAAGTACTACAACATCGCCAGCCGCCTGGTGGCCAAGGACGGCGCCAAGGTTGACGCCGCCAGCTTCAAGGGCAAAAAGATCGGCGTGCTGCGCGCCTCCACCCAGGAAAAGTTCGCCAAAGACTTCTGGGGCAAGAACGGCGCCACCATCGTGCCGTACGCCAAGTCTCCCGAGTCCTTCCTGGATCTGAAGTCCGGCCGCGTGGATGCCGTGTTCGTCGACGGCGCGGTGGGTGAAGGCGAATTCCTGAAGACCGCCCAGGGCAAGGGCTACGCCTTTGTCGGCCCGAACTACTCCGACGTGAAATACTTCGGCCTGGGCGCCGGCATCGCCGTCAAGAAGGGCAACAAAGCGCTGGTTGACCGCCTGAACAAGGCCATCGACCAAGTCCGCAAGGATGGCGCTTACAAGAAAGTGCAAGACAAATACTTCAGCTTCGATGTCTACGGCGGCTAA